One window of Halopelagius longus genomic DNA carries:
- a CDS encoding HEAT repeat domain-containing protein, whose product MSKGSGETDVRVTVAYDATVYDRIRGGDADPPADVRLVVGGREVGRGRDHLRWHLDQLLAAVSSVLDGESGVVEFFEERLEFHFEPAGDGVATRFVSDESGSESELAFPDGTTPEPADADDGDETDGSDDETDGAASEPDETEPDGTAPGDTERVVVDRRALVEEVLSTVETFCTAVVETNPELAESVAGLRAEMRSLQLAAAEFGEWGLPVRLLDSGGQRGSPPREAESDAAERRSTARRAESGGVSAAGREAERRRTVVAAGGARVGVSDPDDRAEAAERGSRAVARLWLSDPSVEPVRGGDAAVGIDPGSDAFDGSGTRFRGEVVAVADGRALLDVGEGTVAFDPAELGVGEETPSARGTAAGRAAVGDRLAVRAGRTELRGLDVVAEPSVCDWSEERLRGALADADRRAEAAAELARRGVRTAVPTLVETLEGDRSAPDRRAVVRALDVLADPRGVDALVSRLADDDDAVRRAAATALATVGDPEALDALLGAAKAEDDETTRYAMIRAARDVDPTTAMDRFAHLLRTGDDPAVRETVVRVLRVTNGERARGLVLEALDDSDPSVAREAIAAVRWADDERAVPALLRRLNDDDALVRQEAAGAFAELGARADEFRDGEELSDSTRERVVGALIDRLDDPVAAVRSWVIEALGAQSHPRAVGPLCDAYDEESELRWNVVAALGRIRDPRAIPTVVAALDDDDPSVRRRACRASAQLGTAAAVSPLCDRATSDPNADVRREAIDALGRLGENPARVAETMASVLEDDRTALRRAAVTALGRVGGSEARRLLRETAENDPHEAVREHARSTLE is encoded by the coding sequence ATGTCGAAGGGGTCGGGAGAGACGGACGTGCGCGTCACCGTCGCGTACGATGCTACGGTGTACGACCGCATCCGCGGCGGGGACGCGGACCCGCCGGCGGACGTTCGCCTCGTCGTCGGGGGGCGAGAGGTCGGTCGCGGGAGAGACCACCTCCGGTGGCACCTCGACCAACTGCTCGCGGCGGTTTCGAGCGTCCTCGACGGCGAGTCGGGGGTCGTGGAGTTCTTCGAGGAACGCCTCGAGTTCCACTTCGAACCCGCGGGCGACGGCGTGGCGACGCGGTTCGTCTCCGACGAGTCCGGATCCGAGTCGGAGTTGGCGTTCCCCGACGGGACGACGCCCGAACCGGCGGACGCGGACGACGGCGACGAGACGGACGGATCAGACGACGAGACGGACGGTGCGGCGTCCGAACCGGACGAAACTGAACCGGACGGTACCGCACCGGGCGACACCGAACGCGTCGTCGTCGACCGGCGCGCACTCGTCGAGGAGGTGCTCTCGACCGTCGAGACGTTCTGTACCGCGGTGGTCGAGACGAACCCGGAACTCGCCGAGAGCGTCGCCGGCCTCCGCGCCGAGATGCGGTCGCTCCAACTCGCGGCCGCGGAGTTCGGCGAGTGGGGCCTCCCGGTCCGCCTCCTCGATTCGGGGGGCCAACGGGGGTCGCCGCCCCGAGAGGCGGAGTCCGACGCCGCCGAGCGACGTTCGACCGCGCGCCGGGCGGAGTCCGGGGGCGTCTCGGCCGCCGGTCGAGAGGCGGAGCGACGCCGAACCGTCGTCGCGGCCGGCGGCGCGCGCGTCGGCGTCTCCGACCCGGACGACCGGGCGGAGGCGGCCGAACGCGGGTCGCGCGCCGTCGCCCGTCTGTGGCTCTCCGATCCCTCGGTCGAACCGGTCCGCGGGGGCGATGCCGCCGTCGGAATCGACCCCGGGTCGGACGCGTTCGACGGGAGCGGAACCCGCTTCCGCGGCGAGGTGGTCGCCGTCGCCGACGGACGCGCCCTCCTCGACGTGGGCGAGGGAACCGTGGCGTTCGACCCGGCGGAACTCGGCGTCGGCGAGGAGACGCCGTCGGCCCGCGGGACCGCGGCCGGACGGGCCGCCGTCGGCGACAGACTCGCCGTCCGCGCCGGCCGAACGGAGCTCCGCGGCCTCGACGTGGTGGCCGAGCCCTCGGTCTGCGACTGGTCCGAGGAGCGACTCCGCGGGGCGTTGGCCGACGCCGACCGCCGCGCGGAGGCGGCCGCCGAACTGGCGCGACGCGGCGTCCGAACCGCCGTTCCGACCCTCGTCGAGACGCTTGAGGGCGACCGATCCGCGCCGGACCGCCGGGCCGTCGTCAGAGCGTTGGACGTGCTCGCGGACCCGAGAGGGGTGGACGCCCTCGTCTCGCGACTCGCGGACGACGACGACGCGGTTCGGCGGGCCGCCGCGACGGCCCTCGCCACCGTCGGCGACCCCGAGGCGTTGGACGCCCTCCTCGGGGCCGCAAAAGCGGAGGACGACGAGACGACGCGGTACGCGATGATCCGCGCCGCGCGCGACGTGGACCCGACGACGGCGATGGACCGCTTCGCGCACCTCCTCCGGACCGGCGACGACCCGGCGGTCAGAGAGACGGTGGTGCGCGTCCTCCGCGTCACGAACGGGGAACGCGCGCGCGGACTCGTCCTCGAAGCGTTGGACGACTCCGACCCGTCGGTCGCCCGCGAGGCCATCGCGGCGGTTCGCTGGGCGGACGACGAACGCGCCGTTCCCGCACTCCTCCGCCGGTTGAACGACGACGACGCCCTCGTCCGACAGGAGGCCGCGGGGGCGTTCGCCGAACTCGGCGCGCGCGCAGACGAGTTCCGCGACGGCGAGGAACTGTCAGATTCGACGCGCGAACGCGTCGTCGGAGCGCTCATCGACCGGTTGGACGACCCCGTCGCCGCCGTCCGGTCGTGGGTGATAGAGGCCCTCGGCGCGCAGTCGCACCCGCGAGCCGTCGGTCCCCTCTGTGACGCTTACGACGAGGAGTCCGAACTCCGGTGGAACGTCGTCGCCGCCCTCGGCCGAATCCGCGACCCGCGGGCGATTCCGACGGTGGTGGCCGCTCTCGACGACGACGACCCGAGCGTCCGGCGGCGGGCGTGCCGCGCCAGCGCGCAGTTGGGGACGGCCGCCGCGGTGTCGCCCCTCTGCGACCGGGCGACGTCGGACCCGAACGCGGACGTCCGCCGCGAGGCGATCGACGCCCTCGGCCGCCTCGGCGAGAACCCGGCGCGCGTCGCCGAGACGATGGCGTCGGTGCTGGAGGACGACCGGACGGCGCTTCGGCGCGCGGCGGTGACGGCACTCGGGCGAGTCGGCGGGTCGGAGGCGCGCCGACTCCTCCGGGAGACGGCAGAGAACGACCCGCACGAGGCCGTCCGCGAACACGCGCGGTCGACGCTGGAGTAG